In the genome of Epinephelus moara isolate mb chromosome 14, YSFRI_EMoa_1.0, whole genome shotgun sequence, the window AAAAAGGATACTCTATTACTCACATGCGCCATATGTCATTTTCTACATACAACTGAAAACACTTTCAACCTTTTGAGAGATGAATGACAAATATAGATAAAGTGCGTAGTgtaatttcatgattttggttgAGAGAAGAACAATGAATGAACATATTGGGCCAGAAACCAAGAAACACTATGTTCTGAAATGTCCAAACTGAGAATTTATGCCATCTGTTTCACACAAATGAGGAAAATTCTCTCTATGCTGTGTAAGAAAGactatttaagaaaaaaaaaaagaaagttttaaacaataaaagctACATTACTCGACTGTAgtttttgtttgggttttttttttgtcctattACATAGACAGTCTGGGTGGCTAAATTTAAAACATCTGGGGCATAGTTAGTAGTTCATCCACATGTAGTGCGCAGTAGCAACTCTCACTGAGGTGtcatttattcaggtttttccTTTAATGTGTCACCTGTCTGTATATTGGTTAAGATGAAAAAGTCTTACAACCTCAAAATAAAAAGCCCCACCCCACAGTGATCAATTTGGAATGGCTTTGGATTTCCTCATTGGGGCCATGCATAGCCTAGTGAGCAATTATGACACACAAAGGCCGCAAAACAGTGAGTAAAATGTCAGGgctagaaaaaaatgtataatttattgcctaattttttacagttttttaatgGCAGACAACCTTAACATTTGTAATTGTCAGAATTTAGTCTAATGTGGTGTCAGGTTACATGCGTGGTGATCatataaaatttaaatacaCCAAAATTGCATCAAAGCTAAAATTCCCATCATATCTGAGTCTCAgaagtcaaaataaatccatttGTTCCATGTTTTGAAGGGTCATGGGTCACCACTTTTGTTCaagtttcagtttttattgtcatttttctttGGGAAGCACAAAACTCAAAGGAAACCAGGGATCTGGTGCTGCATCCTTTTTGGCCACGCCAGGATTCAGTGTTCAACTTCAATTCCAGTGCAGGACCGAGGGATCAGAGTGGAAGCAGCTGCACCTGCTAGCAGCTCAGAGCTTTCCACGAGACACCGCTGAAGAAGGGATGACACTTGATGTCACTCACGCCTCCACCTCCAGAGCCCAGGCGGTAGCCGGCatcaaactgaagcagctgtGGAGCAGCATAATGGAGGGTGGGGATACTGTAAGATTTAAtcacatcctgtgtgtgtgtgtgtgtgtgtgtgtgtgtgtgtgtgtgtgtgcgcgcacaagTTAATGACACTGAGCATAATATTTAGAATTCAGGCCCTGAGGGTGTTTCAAGCCTTCAAACTGACCTCAGTGAGCAGAGACGCAGCTGCAGCGCTCAGGTGGTTGGGGATGAGCAGCTGGGTGTGGGAGTGGATTCCTGCAGGATGGAGCTGCCACAGTGGCTGGAGGCACAGTGAGCAGAGTGTGAGAGAAAGCCATGATCCAGTGTCATACTTGGCAGGAATGATGCAACATGACAAAGATGCAGACTTTACTCTGTaagattcaacatgctcataGGGTCCTTGCTTACCATTCCTGTTAGGAGCTCAAACAGCAAAGACCCGAGACTCCACCAGTCACACGCCTCTGTAACCCTGGACACGCCTCCAATTTCTGCCAACATACAATGAGGTGAGTTTAGTTGTATTCACGCACAACATTtttcaaacacatttgtttcagtGTCTTTATATTCCCATAAAATGTGCAGTACTTGACCTTTTTTTCAGAGTAAGTTGAACCAGCTTAATCTTACCACTAGGTGGCAGTTTACACAAAGGAACAACCACTGGTTTCAGTTTACAGTAACAGGCCAGCCATAAAGAACTAAGAATGGGGAGCAAAATCTTCCAGATTGGGGCCCCTCATCCACACCCTTAGCCCTAACACAAACATGGGTAATTTTGAATAAGCTCTTGGCCATTAGTCTTGTAGTGACCGAGATTAAATCTTTAACAAGCATTTCCAAATACAGTGTTATAAACCCATCCAGGCCATGCTCTGTTTTGCATAAAGGCAAAGCATAAAGgtcagagaaaacacagagaacttttttctttctgtcacagtTATATTCCCCCTTTTACCTAATAACAAAACGAGGAGAGAACAAATGTCTTATTGCAAGGCATTAAATCACAAGATCAAAACATGagtgaacaaataaatgcaCTCTTCATCTATCACCATGTCAAAATCCAGTGtttataatgtgttaatttatTCAATTCCAAGACAGTTTAGAGACCCAGGTATGCAGAAATGTTTAAATACACCatttagaacagtggttcccaactggtgggtcacaggtccattctgaatggaccgcaagtgactcgcgaatgtgtcaagtttgtaaaaaacacactttattatgACATACAGTGAATATCCAGcacacagcttttattttgaagtgccgtttcctgctgtagaatgagtgaataacagacagctacttaacagagacaacaGACTAGCTCGAccacatggccaaatgcaagtatgatgctgagtatttttaaactgtactttggactaatgactaaggagaaatctggaccctgtggctgatCCAATTGGAAACCACTCACCacaatttagcctaactttggagcattatttagcccccttgCTTAAAACTGAGCTGCTACAGTGTTTTGATTGTTTACTTTTGCTAGTCTGCCTAGCTTGATTTTTACCATGTTCAGCTTCAGCCTGCCATACCCACAGATATATATAATCATAGATGACTCATTCCTGTGGCGACTGAGCCtcaacgtcgccgccatcttggggAGGTCACTGCCGGCTGGCCAGTACTGTTGTGTATGGAGATAAGTCTTCAGCAAACTTGGCGTGCTCACTCAAAAGTCTCTAGGAGCTGAAACGCGTCCATTCGACTGCTGCTGTGCAATTCActattaaaaagtattatactTATTAGTGAGTGCTGTCGGGTTATTTTGGACCGGCACCCAATtacactttgagacttttgagtgAGCACGCTATTTATCTGGTGTTGGATGacaattaaaatgtgttttaatgataataaattgGTGTAAATGTATAAAGCAAAGTAAAGTATTGTACTTGATCCCATTTAGGGGGGAACCGTAGACCTTTGCATCCGCCCCACCTAGGCCTCTGACCACGGTTATCTGTACCGTTTGACCCCGCTGAACAGTAATGCAAATGTTTACCTGGAGCACAGTACATCTGTTCCATGGCATTGGTGCTGATCTCCGACTGAACCTCACTCCACTGTCCGAAAAAAGTCAAACACACCTTCCctgtgaaaacattgtttttgatcaaaattaaaaagtatAGTGGTTTTCCACATGCAGTCCTTTACAGGTATTCCATGAACTCACCGTTGCTCGTTAGCAGAACGTTTCTAGGGTTGAGGTCCCGACACAGGATGCCTTGCTGATGCAGACTCTCCAGAGCCAGCAGAATCTGAGCCCCCCACACACGCACCTCTGCCTCTGGAAGCCCCCAGCACGTCTGCATGGACTTATCTGTTGTATTGGAGGGCTTCACAGGTATCCGAGGCAGGTGGCACCAGCCGTCCACCTCTATAATCTGGTCTTCCCCCTGCCCCTCGGAGCCTTCTGATTTAACGAGAGCATCCGCATCCTCTCCGCTCTTGTGGGGAGTGGCTGCATGAGGGCCTGAGGAGAACCAGCTCCCAAATGATCGCTCTTTTCCAGATGCCACCTTCTCTCCAGGGCTCCGCAATTCGCAGGCCTCCTCTACAGCCTCTCTCGTCTTACTGGAATGTGCTTCCCCTTTGTGCTTCACCCCTGAGAGGGCAAGGGAGACCCCTGGAAGTGCCCCCTGTTTTGCTGCAATGCTGTGGCAGAGGGAAGCGGGGGAAGGCCAGGAGCTATCTGAGGTGATCCTTGTGTCTGTATAGTCAGAAAATactgctctgtctgtgctccTGATGACTACCATTCCATTTCTCTCCTCTGTGGTGGGGCTGCTGTCCTGCTTTAAGTCTGTAACCAGATCTGAAGAGTTAACACTTAAAACAGATCCTTGGTGAGAGCCATTGGTATCCCATGATGCCCTGCCACGGATCTGGGTTTGGCAATGGAGAGGAAGATGCAAAATGGCAGGGGATGAGCTCAAAccattattttcactgtttggCGATCCCGCTTTTATAGATGAGGTCTGATTTGTATGAGGTGGTGTTTGTCCTAGTGTGCTATTTAAATGACTGTCAGTCACTGCATAGGGGTTCACTTGCTCACAGTTACATGCTGGATCGGCAGCTTTCCAAGCCGCTTCAAACTCAGAGCTGCACTCTGTGAGTCCCATTCCAGCTTTATTTTTATGGAGTCCTGACATGACGTCGAGAGCCTGACTGACACGAGCGCAAGCGAGAGGGAGAGCAGGCTGTTCCTGAGTTTCACTGGAGTGCAAACACAAACTAGGAGCTGGTGGATGGATGTGGGCGTTGACCTGTGTCCTCGTCTGGCCTGAATTCAGAGTTAGTCGATCGAGCTTGGTATAAAATGACGCTGCGGAGCGCGTGTTCTGCAGACAGCCCGTCTCCTCGATGTAGGAGTGAGTCCCGCAGCTCTCGAGTCGCTGCTGAGTCTCATTCCATGAGGTGGAGAAGTCAGTGTCCGGGCTCTCATCACTTAACTTCTGTGGAATCACTCCTGcgctctctctgctgttgtgcTGGTAGTCTGTGCTGATTGTGGGTGAGGTGTGGCTGGTCTTTAGCTTGACGCTGTGCTGGCCAGATGTGAAGCATTCTGGGTGTTCCTTGGCCTTCTCGTTCCTCAGCTTGTGCAGCTTCGAGAAGAGCCTCCCACCTGGGACAACAGAGGAAGAAACACTGGATCAGACAAAGGTGCAAGTGCAAGCTTCAATATCCAGGACAGAGCAGTGACAGCTCACCTTTGATATGCTCAAGATGCAGGTACACAGCATCCTCACTGACGTAATATCTTAGCAACTTAACCATGTATGGCACCCCCTGAGTAATGATGGTTGGCTGGTCCCTGCTCTCCCAGCTTGACTTGACCAGActctgcaaagacacacacacacacacgattcaTCTATTTAGAAAATACACTTATTAAAGGGataattctgattttttttgagTGGGGTAGTATAGGGTACTTCTCCATAGTCATTGTATTACATGCAGTAGATATCTGTCAGCCTAtcaccagtttggagaagcagcaggaatACCGACACAGAGgataagcaatgtactgctgtggaaggGGCAGCTgctaaatgtattttagccaccttaaaaatgGATATatgtttaagtgtacgctatattgagaatattttcaccacgtTGAGGCCCTGCTCATTGGCTCCAAAAACACCCTATCCAAAATCCAAATCACCCAAGTCCCACACATCATCACTGACAACTTCCCTGTACGCTTCTCTAGCCACGTCAAGAGTCTTGGTGTCATTCTGGACTGCACACTTTCTCGAaccaaacataaaaaacattaccCGGACAGCTTTCTTCCACCTTTGCAACATTTCCAGACTCATCCATCGCTGCTCCAGTCTAGCACTGGAGTCTTGGTCCACGCATTTGTTACATCTCATATTGACTACTGCAATGTATTTCTCTCTGGCCTTCCCACCAAACTCATCAACTGGCTTCAAATCATTCAGAACTCAGCTCCCCGGATCATCAGCCACACCAAATCATCTGTTTTATTATGTGCTTTACCGCTCTAAGGCAGCCCGTTCCCACAGGAAGGCagttaacggcttcagttcctcaTCTGTTCTtgtgtcaaagccaccagactccactgacaagaCCAGAAATTTTGGCTTGCTGAACATGAGTGTTGCtcgtctaccactgcctcaatcagttagtcaGTGCTACAGTttatttatactccctttaggTACGAAAATAAATTTGTCTGTTTTAAACATTGTAAACATCACTGCTCTCATACctccatgtgtcctttatgcTGGCATAGATACCGCCAATAAATGGCACTAGAAGACAGAGTCAAaattttcacacaacaacaaacgaggTGACGGTGAAGGAGGACATAATATAGAGCCTTTAAACGGAGACAGCACTGTAGACGGCAGTCTGTATGCCATTATATACATGCTGATGTGCACGGAGAATTCTTTTAGAATCAATTATATTACGGTTCTgccattattttaatttcattatcaCCTCCTATGGTTGTATCTCGCTTGAAATACGCCACACTGCCCCCATGATCTCCATTGCCTCCTGGGGAGCTGCTCCATTTCATCCGTATCTGTAAGCtctcagaaaatgtgcacaaatacagatgaaaTAAACGCGTAAAAGAGTATAGACAGGAggctctgtttgtctctgtatctaacgttgagcataaatgagccctaactgtgtgactttggtgaatccattCTAACCTTTTCacacaccaaagtcacacagttacacaaacacaataacTGATCAAAGGCAGcagtacaccagcagctcctgtgttcagaggTGTTAAATCACTCTTTTCtcaatagagtctggctttgatgagagcgatataacggcttcagttcccagtcagaaaatattgtaaatacaGCAGATAGTTAAAATAATATTGATGTTTTAGGGGAAACTTATTTTAGGTGGCTAacatatgttttgctgctgcccctgtccacagcagtacactaCTTAGTTTCTGTGAcagactcctgcctgcttctccaaactgggggtgtgctgtctgacatcaataggtaatacactgactatggataaatacctcatacaaccccactttaaaagatCCGAACTTTCCCTTTGGTATTAGTATTAAATAAAGCATGGTCTGCTTGGATTGCCCCTTTAGAAATTACCAAGTCTCTCTGGTCACTGAAATTTGAGGTGCACTTGCACTGGCTAAAAGGGTGAGAGCTTTCAGGCAGATCAATGCTGGATGATACTCAGGAAGACAGGCTGGAGAGAGCTCCCATCGACTGGCCTGCCACACAATACAAGGACTGGCGCGCTGCCAGACGACAGCCCCCACAACATCTCCACTATCAATGGACCTgtctttaatttaaatgtattatagGATAGAGCATATACTCTGGACTGCATCTCTGCTTTCCTTCAGTGTAGCGTGATACTTGTAGAAGAAACCAAATACGCACCTTTACAACAAATGTCTCCTTATTGACCATACTCTGGACAATCAGGACCTTtggaataaagaaaaaataacatcaaGTGGTGTCAATACACAAAGCAGACACTGATATGGAGACACAAAAGCAGTTAAGTGTTACAGTCTTACCTTATCAGTCACTCCCACCACCTTACACATCTCCAGATCCTCCACAGGCGAACTCAAATGTCTGATTGGACGGAATCTCAGACTGCTGTAACCCTGATGATGAAAGCCACAGAGGCTGTTAGCGACAGAGCAACACAGCAAATTGCAAGCAAGACATTTTCACACAGTATTTGAGATTTATAAGGCTCCCAGAGAAGTGCAGGTCTGCTGCAACTCAAGGCTAAATGCCTTTCTGTTTCCTGCTGCCTTTTATTGaatcaaaaatgtattcatttcatACTGGACAGCTACTTTGATTTGTGAATTTCATGCCTGTCTTATTCTATTTTtaccttgtttttattttctattgtcTTTTGCTTCAAtgagtttgagttgagttttttgcattttgtgtggatgtttctgatgtttttttgtagaGAACTTTGGACTGccttgttgctgaaatgtgctttataaataaacttgccttgcctttgtgtgagacagacaggcacTGGGTGTTTCATCTAATGTAAGAAGCAATAAAGGACGTGCTCCCCTGTTCTTATCCAATATTAGACTGACATGAACACTAAAAATGCCTCAAGCCCATACTGGAATTATATACACTGTACATTCAGAGCCATAGGCATAGATTGCAGACGGACGCAGGGGACATGTCctcctcaatatttagaatGTGTGCGTTTGTCTCCGTAATACAAACCTGAAACTTGCACAGGgcttttaaagacatttccaccttaaattgatgcagaaatattcaGCAGAAGTCAGCAAATGAAGTGTTGGATGCTTAAATTTCCTGGGAGAGGACCCCAAACGCTCCATTTCGTATGTGTCTCCCCAGTGTTGGATGAAACGTACACCCTTGTTTAGAGCAAATGAGTGACAATAAGATTTGCTTTCCGTAAGTAACAGTAAAGGATGATTGTCTTACCCCCAAATGAGAGCTTCCCTTCCCTAGGTTGTCCTGCAGATGTGTTATGAAGATTTCTTCAGCTCTCTTTAGATACTGAGTCGTCTTCCTCTTCACAGCCTCCCTACGATCCTTATTTGGGTCCACTGTAAAACAGTAAAGCTCTGTGAGGCACCagtaaaaacaaaggaaaatactGTAGCTGTGTGAATGAAGACCCTGATCTTATTAAACCTTAGCCTTTATCAGAGGTTTGCCTCCAGA includes:
- the rps6kl1 gene encoding uncharacterized protein rps6kl1 isoform X2, whose amino-acid sequence is MCKVVGVTDKVLIVQSMVNKETFVVKSLVKSSWESRDQPTIITQGVPYMVKLLRYYVSEDAVYLHLEHIKGGRLFSKLHKLRNEKAKEHPECFTSGQHSVKLKTSHTSPTISTDYQHNSRESAGVIPQKLSDESPDTDFSTSWNETQQRLESCGTHSYIEETGCLQNTRSAASFYTKLDRLTLNSGQTRTQVNAHIHPPAPSLCLHSSETQEQPALPLACARVSQALDVMSGLHKNKAGMGLTECSSEFEAAWKAADPACNCEQVNPYAVTDSHLNSTLGQTPPHTNQTSSIKAGSPNSENNGLSSSPAILHLPLHCQTQIRGRASWDTNGSHQGSVLSVNSSDLVTDLKQDSSPTTEERNGMVVIRSTDRAVFSDYTDTRITSDSSWPSPASLCHSIAAKQGALPGVSLALSGVKHKGEAHSSKTREAVEEACELRSPGEKVASGKERSFGSWFSSGPHAATPHKSGEDADALVKSEGSEGQGEDQIIEVDGWCHLPRIPVKPSNTTDKSMQTCWGLPEAEVRVWGAQILLALESLHQQGILCRDLNPRNVLLTSNGKVCLTFFGQWSEVQSEISTNAMEQMYCAPEIGGVSRVTEACDWWSLGSLLFELLTGMPLWQLHPAGIHSHTQLLIPNHLSAAAASLLTELLQFDAGYRLGSGGGGVSDIKCHPFFSGVSWKALSC
- the rps6kl1 gene encoding ribosomal protein S6 kinase-like 1 isoform X1 — encoded protein: MAKRDYLVEAAKQIRMALDSEVNEDYEAAFSYYKNGVDLLLNGVQLDPNKDRREAVKRKTTQYLKRAEEIFITHLQDNLGKGSSHLGGYSSLRFRPIRHLSSPVEDLEMCKVVGVTDKVLIVQSMVNKETFVVKSLVKSSWESRDQPTIITQGVPYMVKLLRYYVSEDAVYLHLEHIKGGRLFSKLHKLRNEKAKEHPECFTSGQHSVKLKTSHTSPTISTDYQHNSRESAGVIPQKLSDESPDTDFSTSWNETQQRLESCGTHSYIEETGCLQNTRSAASFYTKLDRLTLNSGQTRTQVNAHIHPPAPSLCLHSSETQEQPALPLACARVSQALDVMSGLHKNKAGMGLTECSSEFEAAWKAADPACNCEQVNPYAVTDSHLNSTLGQTPPHTNQTSSIKAGSPNSENNGLSSSPAILHLPLHCQTQIRGRASWDTNGSHQGSVLSVNSSDLVTDLKQDSSPTTEERNGMVVIRSTDRAVFSDYTDTRITSDSSWPSPASLCHSIAAKQGALPGVSLALSGVKHKGEAHSSKTREAVEEACELRSPGEKVASGKERSFGSWFSSGPHAATPHKSGEDADALVKSEGSEGQGEDQIIEVDGWCHLPRIPVKPSNTTDKSMQTCWGLPEAEVRVWGAQILLALESLHQQGILCRDLNPRNVLLTSNGKVCLTFFGQWSEVQSEISTNAMEQMYCAPEIGGVSRVTEACDWWSLGSLLFELLTGMPLWQLHPAGIHSHTQLLIPNHLSAAAASLLTELLQFDAGYRLGSGGGGVSDIKCHPFFSGVSWKALSC